The proteins below come from a single Xenopus tropicalis strain Nigerian chromosome 9, UCB_Xtro_10.0, whole genome shotgun sequence genomic window:
- the des.1 gene encoding desmin, which translates to MSQSYSSNQRVSSYRRTFGGGSPSFNTRTSFGSKGASSSSVSSRVYQVSRSSAAPSLSSFRATRVAPVRSSYGADVLDFSLADAMNQEFLQTRTNEKVELQELNDRFVNYIEKVRYLEQQNQILVAEVNKLKGKEPTRVNELYEEEMRELRRQVDLATNQRSRVEVERDNLVDDLQKLKLRLQEEIQLKEDAENNLAAFRADVDAATLARIDLERRIESLQEEIAFLKKIHEEEIRELQAQMQEQQLQVEIDVSKPDLTAALRDIRAQYENIAAKNVSEAEEWYKSKVSDLNQAAQKNNDSLRQAKQEMMEYRHQIQSYTCEIDALKGTNDSLMRQMRDLEERFSGEAAGYQDSIGRLEEEIRNMKDEMARHLREYQDLLNVKMALDVEIATYRKLLEGEESRITLPIQTYSALSFRETSPEQRASEVHTKKTVMIKTIETRDGEVVSEASQQHQEIL; encoded by the exons ATGAGCCAGTCCTACTCAAGCAACCAGCGGGTTTCCTCCTACCGCCGCACTTTTGGTGGGGGATCCCCATCATTCAACACCAGGACCTCCTTTGGGTCTAAGGGAGCCTCCTCTAGCTCAGTGTCTTCCAGAGTATACCAAGTGTCTCGGTCTTCTGCAGCCCCGAGCCTCTCAAGCTTTAGGGCCACCAGGGTCGCCCCAGTAAGAAGCAGCTATGGAGCAGATGTTCTGGACTTCAGCCTTGCAGATGCCATGAACCAGGAGTTCCTTCAAACAAGAACCAATGAAAAGGTGGAGCTGCAAGAGCTGAACGACAGGTTCGTCAACTATATCGAGAAGGTCCGGTACCTGGAGCAGCAGAACCAGATTCTTGTGGCTGAAGTCAACAAGCTCAAGGGGAAAGAGCCAACCAGGGTGAATGAGCTGTACGAAGAAGAGATGAGGGAGCTGCGCCGCCAAGTGGACCTCGCCACCAATCAGAGGTCACGAGTGGAGGTGGAAAGGGACAACCTGGTAGACGACCTACAGAAGTtgaagttgag GTTGCAGGAGGAGATCCAGTTGAAGGAAGATGCTGAGAACAATCTCGCTGCTTTCAGAGCG GACGTTGACGCCGCCACCCTGGCCCGCATTGACCTGGAGAGGCGCATTGAGTCTTTGCAGGAGGAAATCGCATTCCTGAAAAAGATTCACGAGGAG GAAATCCGGGAACTGCAGGCACAGATGCAAGAGCAACAGCTgcaagtggagatagatgtttccAAACCCGACCTGACGGCAGCACTCAGAGATATCCGGGCTCAGTATGAGAACATCGCTGCCAAGAATGTCTCTGAGGCCGAGGAGTGGTACAAGTCCAAG GTCAGTGACCTCAACCAGGCAGCTCAGAAGAACAACGATTCCCTGCGCCAGGCCAAGCAAGAGATGATGGAATACCGCCACCAAATTCAGTCCTACACCTGTGAGATTGATGCACTTAAGGGAACA AACGACTCCTTGATGCGCCAGATGAGGGACCTCGAGGAAAGGTTTTCTGGGGAAGCCGCTGGGTACCAGGACTCCATTGGACGTTTGGAGGAAGAGATCCGTAATATGAAGGATGAAATGGCAAGGCATCTCCGCGAGTATCAGGATCTCCTGAACGTCAAGATGGCGCTGGATGTGGAAATTGCCACATACCGTAAACTGCTCGAGGGCGAGGAGAGCAG GATCACTCTTCCCATCCAAACATACTCTGCACTCAGTTTCCGAG AAACCAGCCCAGAGCAGAGAGCTTCAGAAGTCCACACAAAGAAAACAGTCATGATCAAAACCATTGAGACCCGGGATGGTGAG